In one Pseudarthrobacter sp. NBSH8 genomic region, the following are encoded:
- a CDS encoding MmgE/PrpD family protein — MVKLNHVRVYKSEENLAREDQLAHKIAVVAADAVEVTPEVTEMVINRIIDNASVAIASLNRAPIVAARAQALTHAPTTNGKGSGVFGITDRVSPEWAAWANGVAVRELDYHDTFLAAEYSHPGDNIPPILAVAQHVGAGGKDLIRGIATGYEIQVNLVKAICLHKHKIDHVAHLGPSAAAGIGTLLGLDVETIFQSVGQALHTTTATRQSRKGEISTWKAHAPAFAGKMAVEAVDRSMRGQTSPVPIYEGEDGVIAWMLDGPDASYEVPLPEAGEAKRAIMDTYTKEHSAEYQAQAWIDLARKLHTEHPEATDPANVASVLIKTSHHTHYVIGSGANDPQKYSPTASRETLDHSIPYIFTVALQDGSWHHADSYSSERAGRADTVELWNKVSTVEDPEWTRRYHSLDIAEKAFGGSVEITLNDGTVITDEIAVADAHPLGARPFARQQYINKFRTLAAGLVTEEEIERFLAAAESLPDLGPGELDQLNITAAPGVIDLSNSPAGLF, encoded by the coding sequence ATGGTTAAGCTTAACCACGTCCGCGTCTACAAGAGCGAAGAAAACCTCGCCCGTGAAGACCAGCTGGCACACAAGATCGCGGTCGTCGCCGCCGACGCCGTCGAGGTCACGCCCGAGGTCACCGAGATGGTCATCAACCGTATCATCGACAATGCTTCCGTGGCCATCGCTTCACTGAACCGAGCACCGATTGTCGCTGCCCGGGCCCAGGCACTGACCCACGCACCGACCACCAACGGCAAGGGCTCCGGCGTTTTCGGCATCACGGACAGGGTCTCCCCCGAGTGGGCAGCCTGGGCGAACGGCGTGGCCGTCCGCGAGCTGGACTACCACGACACCTTCCTGGCCGCGGAATATTCCCACCCGGGCGACAACATCCCTCCCATTCTCGCCGTTGCGCAGCACGTCGGCGCAGGTGGCAAGGACCTGATCCGGGGCATCGCCACAGGCTATGAAATCCAGGTCAACCTCGTGAAGGCGATCTGCCTGCACAAGCACAAGATCGATCACGTTGCGCACCTCGGCCCGTCTGCCGCGGCCGGTATCGGCACCCTCCTGGGCCTGGACGTCGAGACGATCTTCCAGTCGGTGGGCCAGGCCCTGCACACCACCACTGCCACCCGCCAGTCCCGCAAGGGCGAAATCTCCACTTGGAAGGCCCACGCCCCGGCGTTTGCAGGCAAGATGGCCGTCGAAGCGGTGGACCGCTCCATGCGTGGCCAGACTTCCCCCGTGCCGATCTACGAAGGCGAGGACGGCGTGATCGCCTGGATGCTGGATGGCCCGGACGCCTCCTACGAGGTCCCGCTGCCCGAGGCCGGCGAAGCCAAGCGCGCCATCATGGACACGTATACCAAAGAACACTCCGCGGAATACCAGGCCCAGGCCTGGATCGACCTGGCCCGCAAGCTGCACACCGAGCACCCGGAGGCCACCGACCCGGCCAACGTGGCCTCAGTCCTGATCAAGACCAGCCACCACACGCACTACGTGATCGGTTCCGGTGCCAACGATCCCCAGAAGTACAGCCCCACGGCAAGCCGCGAAACCCTTGACCACTCCATCCCGTACATCTTCACCGTGGCACTTCAGGACGGCTCCTGGCACCATGCGGACTCCTACAGCTCCGAGCGTGCCGGCCGCGCCGACACCGTGGAGCTGTGGAACAAGGTCAGTACCGTGGAAGACCCTGAATGGACCCGCCGCTACCACTCCCTGGACATCGCCGAGAAGGCCTTCGGCGGATCCGTGGAGATCACCCTGAACGATGGCACGGTCATCACCGATGAGATCGCCGTAGCCGACGCCCACCCGCTCGGCGCCCGCCCGTTCGCCCGCCAGCAGTACATCAACAAGTTCCGCACCCTGGCGGCCGGCCTGGTTACCGAAGAGGAAATCGAGCGTTTCCTCGCCGCCGCCGAAAGCCTCCCGGACCTGGGCCCGGGCGAACTGGACCAGCTGAACATCACGGCCGCTCCGGGCGTCATCGACCTCAGCAACTCACCCGCCGGCCTCTTCTAA
- a CDS encoding GntR family transcriptional regulator: protein MRASDKAYATLREDIIEWRLTPGTVLAEVEQSERLGVSRTPVREALSRLSAEGLTTAAGGRGVVVTDISLEDIDEMFELRETLEGKAAALAAERGERAVFANLHTDLLRAQELISDTDPARHEYYALVGRLDEAIDAAISNSYLAQAMRSLRVHLVRVRRLAADDAPRLYAAAVEHAAIAEAIAAGNARLAEAATTLHLHRSLSHVKATHPQH, encoded by the coding sequence CTGCGGGCCAGCGACAAAGCCTATGCAACACTTCGCGAAGACATTATCGAATGGCGCCTGACGCCCGGAACGGTCCTCGCCGAAGTGGAGCAGTCGGAGCGCCTGGGCGTCTCACGCACTCCGGTCCGGGAGGCGCTGAGCCGGCTCAGCGCAGAAGGGCTGACGACGGCGGCAGGCGGCCGCGGCGTCGTCGTCACCGATATCTCGCTGGAGGACATCGATGAGATGTTCGAGCTCCGCGAAACCCTGGAGGGCAAGGCTGCTGCCCTCGCTGCCGAACGCGGCGAGCGCGCTGTCTTTGCGAATCTCCACACCGATCTCCTGCGGGCGCAGGAGCTGATCAGCGACACCGATCCTGCCCGCCATGAGTACTACGCACTGGTGGGCCGGCTGGATGAGGCGATCGACGCTGCCATCTCAAACTCCTACCTCGCACAGGCGATGCGCAGCCTGCGGGTCCATCTGGTCCGGGTCCGCCGCCTCGCTGCCGATGACGCACCGCGACTGTACGCGGCCGCCGTCGAGCACGCGGCCATTGCCGAGGCCATCGCCGCAGGCAACGCCAGGCTCGCCGAAGCAGCCACCACCCTGCACCTGCACCGCAGCCTTTCCCACGTCAAAGCTACCCACCCACAGCACTAA
- a CDS encoding AMP-binding protein: MTVSGNYREAYSRSIEHKEAFWLEAAGGVTWTRTPEAALDGSAAPLFRWFPDGILNTSYNALDRHVEAGRGDQAALIYDSAMLGIKRTYSYAELTDLVARFAGVLRSQGVLKGDRVVIYMPMIPEAAIAMLATARLGAVHSVVFGGFAPKELAARIKDAGPAAIVTASGGIEPSRRVEYLPAVAEALELAGAGQTPVIVKDREGFVHPASGYPDWLDWEVCMADAAPAAAVDVAAADPLYILYTSGTTGTPKGVVRDNGGHAVALSWTMANIYDVGPGDVMWTASDVGWVVGHSYIVYGPLLAGATTVLYEGKPVGTPDAGAFWRVVQDHKVNVLFTAPTALRAIRKADPQAAELGRYDISTLRTLFAAGERLDTDTYRWAGEVLGVPVVDHWWQTETGWAICANPRGLEDLPFKPGSPTVPMPGFELKIVDGSGAAVQPGEEGNIVLQLPLPPGTLTTLWQNDDRYVSSYLAAFEGSYATGDSGYRDADGYVFVMGRTDDIINVAGHRLSTGAIEQVIASHPAVAECAVIGVADPLKGQRPSGFVVLKAGVTANATEVVRELIALVRKDIGPVADFKHATVVEALPKTRSGKILRKTMRQIADGDEYIVPSTIEDPEVIGQLLGVLRPDGAV, from the coding sequence ATGACGGTCAGCGGAAATTACCGGGAAGCATATTCGCGCAGCATCGAACACAAGGAAGCCTTCTGGCTCGAGGCAGCAGGCGGCGTGACCTGGACCAGGACTCCGGAAGCCGCGCTTGATGGATCGGCCGCCCCGCTGTTCCGCTGGTTTCCCGATGGCATCCTCAACACGAGCTACAACGCCCTGGACCGCCACGTTGAGGCCGGCCGCGGGGACCAGGCTGCCCTCATCTACGACTCCGCGATGCTGGGGATCAAGCGCACGTACAGTTACGCCGAACTGACGGACCTAGTGGCGCGGTTCGCGGGTGTGCTGCGCTCGCAGGGAGTCCTCAAGGGGGACAGGGTGGTCATCTACATGCCCATGATTCCCGAGGCCGCCATTGCAATGCTGGCGACGGCGCGGCTCGGGGCCGTGCATTCGGTGGTCTTCGGCGGGTTCGCGCCCAAGGAACTCGCCGCCCGCATCAAGGACGCCGGTCCGGCCGCGATTGTGACGGCATCGGGAGGAATTGAGCCTTCGCGCAGGGTGGAGTATCTTCCGGCGGTCGCCGAAGCGCTCGAACTCGCCGGTGCCGGGCAGACGCCCGTCATCGTCAAGGACCGGGAAGGCTTTGTGCACCCGGCCTCCGGGTATCCGGACTGGTTGGACTGGGAGGTGTGCATGGCGGATGCCGCCCCGGCGGCAGCAGTGGACGTCGCAGCAGCCGATCCCCTCTACATCCTCTACACCTCGGGCACCACCGGCACACCGAAGGGCGTCGTGCGCGACAACGGTGGTCATGCTGTCGCGCTCAGCTGGACCATGGCAAACATCTACGACGTCGGTCCGGGTGACGTGATGTGGACCGCCTCCGACGTCGGCTGGGTGGTGGGGCATTCCTACATTGTTTATGGCCCGCTTCTGGCCGGTGCCACCACGGTCCTCTACGAGGGCAAGCCCGTGGGGACCCCTGATGCGGGAGCGTTCTGGCGCGTCGTGCAGGACCACAAGGTCAACGTCCTCTTTACCGCGCCCACCGCCCTGCGCGCGATCCGCAAAGCCGACCCCCAGGCGGCAGAGCTGGGCCGGTACGACATCTCCACCCTGCGCACACTGTTTGCCGCCGGCGAGCGGCTGGACACGGACACCTACCGCTGGGCAGGTGAGGTCCTGGGCGTTCCTGTGGTGGACCACTGGTGGCAGACCGAAACCGGCTGGGCCATCTGCGCCAACCCGCGCGGGCTGGAGGACCTTCCCTTCAAGCCCGGGTCACCGACGGTGCCCATGCCCGGCTTCGAGCTGAAGATTGTGGACGGCTCCGGGGCTGCCGTGCAGCCGGGGGAGGAAGGCAACATTGTCCTGCAGCTTCCCTTGCCTCCCGGTACCCTGACCACCCTCTGGCAGAACGACGACCGTTATGTGTCCTCGTACCTTGCGGCCTTTGAAGGCAGCTACGCCACAGGCGACAGCGGCTACCGGGACGCCGACGGCTACGTCTTTGTGATGGGCCGGACCGACGACATCATCAACGTGGCCGGACACCGGCTGTCCACGGGTGCGATTGAGCAGGTCATCGCCAGCCACCCCGCCGTCGCCGAATGTGCCGTGATCGGTGTGGCGGATCCCCTCAAGGGTCAGCGCCCCAGCGGCTTCGTGGTACTCAAGGCAGGTGTGACCGCCAACGCGACCGAGGTGGTCCGCGAGCTGATCGCCCTTGTCAGGAAGGACATCGGGCCGGTGGCTGACTTCAAGCACGCCACGGTGGTCGAAGCACTCCCCAAGACCAGGTCAGGGAAGATCCTGCGCAAGACCATGCGCCAGATCGCCGACGGCGACGAGTACATTGTGCCCTCAACGATTGAGGATCCCGAGGTGATCGGGCAGTTGCTGGGCGTGCTCCGGCCGGACGGCGCCGTCTAG
- a CDS encoding response regulator has protein sequence MTDIRVLVVEDEPVASAAHAAYVGRMTGFMLAGTAPDGQSALRLLGELAAAGEPVELVLLDMNLPDLHGLDIARRMRAAGILADIIAITAVREVAIVRSAVAIGVVQYLIKPFTFATFEDKLSSYRLFRQQLATPGSGAGRTGASQSEVDQAFASLRAPSEMPLPKGLSVSTLGTVRDYLKHHAGSVSATEVMAALGMSRVTARRYLEYLADAGIASRAPRYGTPGRPENEYAWKRP, from the coding sequence GTGACCGATATCCGCGTCCTCGTGGTGGAAGACGAGCCGGTGGCGTCGGCCGCGCACGCAGCCTACGTGGGCAGGATGACAGGATTTATGCTGGCCGGAACGGCCCCGGACGGCCAGTCCGCGCTCAGGCTGCTGGGCGAGCTCGCCGCTGCCGGCGAGCCGGTGGAACTGGTCCTGCTCGACATGAACCTGCCGGACCTGCACGGCCTGGACATCGCCCGGCGGATGCGTGCTGCAGGAATCCTGGCGGACATTATTGCCATCACCGCGGTCCGGGAAGTGGCGATTGTCCGGAGCGCGGTGGCCATCGGTGTGGTGCAGTACCTGATAAAGCCCTTCACCTTTGCCACGTTCGAAGACAAACTCTCGAGCTACCGGTTGTTCCGGCAGCAGCTGGCAACCCCTGGGTCCGGAGCCGGGAGGACCGGCGCATCCCAGAGCGAGGTTGACCAGGCCTTCGCAAGCCTCCGGGCGCCGTCGGAAATGCCCCTCCCGAAGGGCCTTTCCGTCTCCACGTTGGGCACAGTCCGGGACTACCTGAAACACCATGCGGGATCCGTTTCGGCCACAGAGGTCATGGCGGCGCTTGGAATGTCCCGCGTGACGGCCCGCCGTTACCTCGAATACCTCGCCGACGCCGGCATCGCCTCCCGGGCGCCCCGCTACGGAACGCCCGGCCGGCCGGAAAACGAGTACGCCTGGAAGCGGCCCTGA
- a CDS encoding cation:dicarboxylate symporter family transporter, giving the protein MASQRGESLGTVKTRRKGLDKSHYLYIAVIAAVILGAVVGLLFPEVGKSLKPLGDGFIKLIKMMIAPIIFCTIVLGIGSIAKAATVGKVGGLALGYFLLMSTFALGIGLVVGNLIHPGEGLKLAAYDPNKKAEVDSTVAFLLGIIPGDIPVLPTLFAAILVGFALQKMGPQGAPILKAIGHGQVLVFRILIMIMWLAPVGAFGAIAAVVGATGFQAIVSMFTLMMAFYITCALFIVVILGGLLRLVAGVNIFKLMKYLAREYLLIFSTSSSEAALPRLIAKMEHLGVSKPVVGVTVPTGYSFNLDGTAIYLTMAALFVANAMGTPLDLGAQISLLVFMIIASKGAAGVTGAGLATLAAGLQAHAPQLLGGVGMIVGIDRFMSEARALTNFTGNAVATVLIGTWVKEIDNQQVGKVLSGQAPFDEQTMIAGHGEPFSDSAKAPALANA; this is encoded by the coding sequence ATGGCTTCTCAACGAGGAGAGTCGCTCGGCACCGTGAAAACGCGGCGCAAGGGCCTGGACAAATCCCATTACCTATACATTGCCGTTATTGCCGCCGTTATCCTGGGCGCCGTCGTCGGCCTGCTGTTCCCCGAGGTTGGCAAATCACTGAAGCCGCTCGGCGACGGCTTTATCAAGCTCATCAAGATGATGATTGCACCGATCATCTTCTGCACCATCGTCCTGGGTATCGGCTCCATCGCCAAAGCCGCGACGGTCGGCAAGGTGGGCGGCCTGGCGCTTGGCTATTTCTTGCTGATGTCCACGTTCGCGCTCGGCATCGGCCTGGTAGTGGGCAACCTGATCCACCCGGGTGAGGGTTTGAAGCTGGCGGCGTACGACCCCAACAAGAAGGCGGAAGTCGACAGCACCGTTGCCTTCCTCCTGGGCATCATTCCGGGCGACATTCCGGTTCTGCCCACGCTCTTCGCCGCCATCCTCGTAGGCTTCGCCCTCCAAAAGATGGGCCCGCAGGGCGCTCCTATCCTCAAGGCCATCGGCCACGGCCAAGTGCTGGTATTCCGCATCCTCATCATGATCATGTGGCTCGCCCCCGTGGGTGCCTTCGGCGCCATCGCCGCCGTGGTCGGTGCGACTGGCTTCCAGGCGATCGTCAGCATGTTCACCCTGATGATGGCCTTCTACATCACCTGCGCCCTGTTCATTGTCGTCATCCTCGGCGGACTCCTGCGGCTGGTTGCCGGTGTCAACATCTTCAAGCTCATGAAGTACCTGGCCCGCGAGTATCTCCTGATCTTCTCGACTTCCTCTTCGGAAGCAGCTCTGCCGCGCCTGATCGCCAAGATGGAACACCTGGGCGTCTCCAAGCCCGTTGTAGGCGTCACCGTCCCCACCGGCTACTCGTTCAACCTGGACGGCACGGCCATCTACCTGACCATGGCCGCCCTGTTCGTAGCCAACGCGATGGGTACCCCACTGGATCTGGGCGCCCAGATTTCCCTGCTGGTCTTTATGATCATCGCCTCCAAGGGCGCCGCCGGCGTCACCGGTGCCGGCCTGGCCACCCTTGCTGCAGGCCTCCAAGCGCACGCGCCGCAGCTGCTGGGCGGCGTCGGCATGATCGTGGGCATCGACAGGTTCATGTCCGAGGCACGTGCGTTGACCAACTTCACCGGCAACGCCGTCGCCACCGTACTGATCGGCACCTGGGTCAAGGAAATCGACAACCAGCAGGTCGGCAAAGTCCTCTCGGGCCAGGCCCCCTTCGACGAGCAGACCATGATCGCAGGACACGGCGAGCCGTTCTCCGATTCCGCCAAGGCGCCGGCGCTGGCCAACGCGTAA
- a CDS encoding ParA family protein yields the protein MSSEQGSATLEGTELDLEDAVMGPTGRPHREFPEPAPLSSHGPARVIAMVNQKGGVGKTTSTINLAAALAEYGRKVLLVDFDPQGALSAGLGINPHELDLTVYNVLMDRKVDIRDAIHRTGVENVDLLPANIDLSAAEVQLVNEVAREQVLDRALKKVEDDYDVVLIDCQPSLGLLTVNALTAAHGVIIPLICEFFALRAVALLVETIDKVQDRLNPGLQVDGVLATMYDARTLHSREVITRLVEAFGDKVFETVIKRSIKFADATVAAEPITSYAGSHIGADAYRRLAKELISRGGAP from the coding sequence GTGAGCAGCGAACAGGGTTCGGCAACTCTGGAAGGCACGGAACTCGATCTGGAAGACGCCGTGATGGGCCCCACCGGGCGCCCCCACCGCGAATTTCCGGAACCCGCTCCGCTGTCGTCCCACGGTCCCGCGCGCGTGATCGCAATGGTCAACCAAAAGGGCGGCGTTGGCAAGACCACGTCCACCATCAACCTGGCAGCGGCCCTTGCCGAATACGGCCGCAAGGTACTGCTGGTTGACTTCGATCCGCAGGGTGCGCTTTCCGCGGGCCTCGGCATCAACCCGCACGAACTGGACCTGACGGTGTACAACGTCCTCATGGACCGCAAGGTGGACATCCGCGACGCCATCCACCGGACCGGCGTCGAAAACGTGGACCTGCTGCCGGCCAACATCGACCTCTCCGCCGCAGAAGTGCAGCTGGTCAACGAAGTAGCCCGTGAGCAGGTCCTGGACAGGGCGCTGAAAAAAGTCGAAGACGATTACGACGTTGTTCTGATTGACTGCCAGCCCTCCCTCGGCCTGCTGACGGTCAACGCCCTGACCGCCGCCCACGGCGTGATCATTCCGCTGATCTGCGAGTTTTTCGCCCTCCGGGCAGTAGCCCTGCTGGTAGAAACCATCGACAAGGTCCAGGACCGGCTGAACCCTGGCCTGCAGGTTGATGGTGTCCTTGCCACGATGTATGACGCCCGTACGCTCCACAGTCGCGAAGTCATCACCCGTCTGGTGGAAGCCTTCGGTGACAAAGTCTTCGAGACCGTCATCAAACGCTCCATCAAGTTCGCGGACGCCACCGTCGCGGCCGAGCCGATCACCAGTTACGCCGGCAGCCACATCGGTGCCGATGCCTACCGCCGCCTGGCCAAAGAGCTGATTTCGCGCGGCGGAGCGCCCTAG
- a CDS encoding ScpA family protein yields the protein MAESKPGFEVRLANFTGPFDLLLGLIAKHQLDITEVAIGTVTDEFIKYIRKLQKLGEEWALDEASEFLVIAATLLDLKAARLLPAGEVEDDEDIALLEARDLLFARLLQYKAFKQVAALMAGTLEQEAGRFPRQVALEEHFAAMLPELVWKHSPEQFARLAESALKPKAPRPTEVGVAHLHGSAVSVKEQAEILGLRLQLGKPLSFRALIADADSTLVVVARFLALLEMFRDRAVSFDQVTPLGDLTVHWTVDGREWSTENLSEEYEELP from the coding sequence GTGGCCGAGTCCAAACCCGGCTTTGAGGTGCGGCTGGCCAACTTCACCGGCCCGTTCGACCTCTTGCTGGGCCTGATCGCCAAGCACCAGCTGGATATCACCGAGGTGGCCATTGGCACCGTCACTGATGAGTTCATCAAGTACATCAGGAAGCTCCAGAAGCTCGGCGAGGAATGGGCACTGGACGAAGCCAGTGAATTCCTGGTCATCGCCGCCACCCTCCTGGACCTCAAGGCGGCGCGGCTCCTGCCCGCCGGCGAAGTGGAGGACGATGAAGACATCGCCCTGCTGGAAGCACGGGACCTCCTTTTTGCGAGGCTTCTCCAATACAAGGCATTCAAACAGGTGGCGGCTCTGATGGCTGGAACCCTTGAACAGGAAGCCGGCCGGTTTCCGCGTCAGGTGGCCTTGGAGGAGCACTTTGCCGCCATGCTCCCGGAACTGGTGTGGAAGCACTCGCCGGAACAGTTCGCCCGCCTGGCCGAGTCCGCTCTGAAGCCCAAGGCGCCGCGGCCCACCGAGGTGGGCGTTGCCCACCTGCATGGGAGTGCCGTCAGCGTGAAGGAACAGGCCGAGATCCTGGGGCTCCGGCTCCAGCTGGGGAAGCCCCTGTCTTTCCGCGCGCTGATCGCCGACGCCGATTCCACATTGGTAGTGGTGGCCAGGTTCCTGGCCCTGCTGGAGATGTTCCGGGACAGGGCAGTGTCCTTTGACCAGGTGACGCCGCTTGGTGATCTCACCGTGCACTGGACAGTGGATGGCCGGGAATGGTCAACAGAAAACCTAAGCGAAGAATACGAGGAACTGCCGTGA
- a CDS encoding SMC-Scp complex subunit ScpB: MVLDQPATAIELAAGLNLTVAVVDELLAELQQEYSGYTVKAPDMDDASDFGFSASPRGFELRNIAGGWRIYSRADFAEIVGRFVLEGQTARLTQAALETLAVIAYRQPVSRARVSAIRGVNVDSVVRTLTQRGLIEDSGHDPESGAILYRTTSYFLERMGIGSAAELPQLSPHLPGLEGISEFYDADRM; the protein is encoded by the coding sequence ATGGTCCTGGACCAGCCGGCCACCGCCATCGAACTGGCCGCCGGCCTTAACCTGACCGTCGCTGTCGTCGATGAGTTACTGGCGGAACTGCAGCAGGAGTATAGCGGCTATACTGTTAAAGCCCCGGACATGGACGATGCCAGCGATTTTGGTTTCAGTGCCAGCCCCCGGGGTTTCGAATTGCGGAACATCGCCGGTGGCTGGCGGATCTACTCCCGCGCAGACTTCGCCGAGATCGTCGGACGGTTTGTGCTTGAGGGTCAGACGGCCAGGCTCACACAGGCGGCACTGGAAACACTGGCTGTCATCGCGTACCGCCAGCCTGTCTCCAGGGCCAGGGTGTCTGCAATTCGAGGAGTCAATGTCGATTCTGTCGTACGGACATTGACCCAGCGCGGGCTGATCGAAGATTCGGGACATGATCCTGAGTCGGGCGCCATCCTCTACCGGACCACGTCGTATTTCCTGGAACGGATGGGAATCGGCTCCGCAGCGGAACTGCCTCAGCTTTCACCCCATCTTCCGGGGCTTGAGGGCATCTCGGAGTTCTACGACGCCGACAGAATGTAG
- a CDS encoding pseudouridine synthase, with the protein MTQAGRQGSPRNSSGRNSSERNAGQGGASRNPAQGGSGRPSAAGGGFRGGAGKRNAGFGGGDRPFKAPRPREEPFVDPGDAPASPPASRGASDWKPAASARKPAARKPGANKAPGTPGALKPKPRTGRPGAAASRAFGSERFGQNLGPVRKPARQRGPRGSVPQSEMHDADGTRLQKVMAQAGVASRRVCEEMISEGRVEVDGQVVTELGVRVDPKTAVIHVDGLRIQLDENLVYMVFNKPKGVVSTMEDPDGRPCISDFVRKTHQGERLFHVGRLDVATEGLLLLTNDGELANRLTHPSYEVPKTYLVQVRGPFPQGVGAQLREGVELEDGFASVDSFKLVDSTPGHVLIEVILHSGKNRIVRRLFDAVGFPVLRLVRVKVGPIGLGDQRQGSIRNLGKQEVGHLLASVGL; encoded by the coding sequence ATGACACAGGCGGGACGCCAGGGTTCACCACGTAACAGTTCGGGACGCAACAGTTCAGAACGCAATGCCGGACAGGGCGGCGCCAGCCGTAACCCTGCACAGGGCGGCAGCGGCCGCCCCAGCGCGGCAGGCGGCGGTTTCCGCGGCGGCGCTGGCAAGCGTAACGCCGGATTCGGCGGCGGCGACCGGCCGTTCAAGGCCCCGAGGCCGCGCGAGGAGCCTTTTGTGGATCCCGGCGATGCCCCGGCGTCGCCGCCGGCCAGCCGCGGTGCCTCCGACTGGAAGCCCGCCGCCTCGGCGCGCAAGCCTGCCGCCCGCAAGCCGGGCGCCAACAAAGCTCCCGGCACTCCGGGCGCACTCAAGCCCAAGCCACGCACCGGCCGGCCCGGAGCCGCGGCCTCTCGCGCCTTTGGCAGCGAACGTTTCGGCCAGAACCTTGGCCCCGTGCGCAAGCCTGCCCGCCAGCGCGGACCCCGCGGTTCTGTTCCGCAGTCTGAAATGCACGACGCCGATGGCACCCGCCTCCAGAAGGTCATGGCACAGGCGGGCGTGGCTTCGCGCCGCGTCTGCGAAGAGATGATCTCCGAAGGCCGGGTGGAAGTCGACGGCCAGGTGGTCACTGAGCTTGGTGTCCGTGTGGACCCCAAGACTGCGGTCATCCACGTTGATGGCCTGCGCATCCAGCTGGATGAAAACCTCGTGTACATGGTCTTCAACAAGCCCAAGGGTGTGGTGTCCACCATGGAGGACCCCGATGGCCGCCCCTGCATCAGCGATTTTGTGCGGAAGACCCACCAGGGCGAACGCCTGTTCCATGTGGGCCGGCTGGACGTCGCCACCGAGGGCCTGCTGCTGCTGACGAACGACGGCGAACTGGCCAACCGGCTGACCCACCCGTCCTATGAGGTCCCCAAGACCTACCTGGTCCAGGTCCGCGGCCCGTTCCCGCAGGGAGTCGGCGCCCAGCTCAGGGAAGGTGTGGAGCTTGAGGATGGCTTTGCCTCCGTTGATTCCTTCAAGCTGGTGGACTCCACCCCGGGCCACGTGCTGATCGAAGTAATCCTGCACTCGGGCAAGAACCGGATTGTCCGGCGTTTGTTCGACGCCGTCGGGTTCCCGGTCCTGCGCCTCGTGCGCGTCAAGGTGGGTCCCATCGGTCTGGGCGACCAGCGCCAGGGCAGCATCCGCAACCTTGGCAAGCAGGAAGTCGGCCACCTGCTGGCATCCGTAGGACTCTGA
- a CDS encoding prephenate dehydrogenase — MSAFRSHGRGHLNGPVVVIGTGLLGASIGLGLRGRGVPVFLSDPSPTNQAVAVDIGAGQPLDQLRDGTPELVVVAAPPDVTADVVARALADYPDSVVVDIASVKAAILAELRGRGADLTRYVGTHPMAGREKSGPVAARGELFTSMPWVVCPGPESSAAAVQTARSLATDLGAVVSQFTADEHDEAVALVSHLPQIMSSLLASRLQGTPLNALSLAGNGLRDVTRIAASDPTLWVQILGGNAAKVVEILYGVREDLNRLIGTLEEPLAPGARLDLAQLISEGNAGQARIPGKHGGPPQAYSWLTVLVDDRPGQIALLLTEIGEIGVNVEDLRLDHSSGQNVGMVELSVLPNKHDHLIEALNDRGWRVLQ, encoded by the coding sequence ATGTCCGCATTTCGCTCCCACGGGCGGGGACACCTCAACGGACCGGTCGTGGTGATTGGCACCGGCCTGCTCGGTGCCAGCATCGGGCTGGGCCTGCGTGGCCGCGGCGTGCCCGTATTCCTGTCTGACCCGTCGCCTACCAACCAGGCGGTTGCCGTGGACATCGGTGCCGGCCAGCCCCTGGACCAGCTCCGGGACGGGACGCCGGAGCTTGTGGTGGTGGCAGCACCGCCGGACGTGACCGCCGACGTCGTGGCCCGTGCGCTTGCCGACTACCCGGACTCCGTGGTGGTTGACATCGCCAGCGTCAAGGCTGCCATCCTGGCGGAGTTGCGCGGCCGCGGCGCGGACCTCACCCGCTATGTGGGCACCCATCCGATGGCCGGGCGTGAAAAGTCCGGGCCCGTAGCGGCCCGCGGTGAGCTCTTCACGTCCATGCCGTGGGTGGTTTGTCCGGGCCCGGAATCATCCGCGGCGGCCGTGCAGACCGCGCGCTCCCTGGCGACCGACCTGGGAGCTGTGGTTTCCCAATTCACTGCCGACGAACACGACGAAGCCGTTGCCCTGGTGTCGCACCTGCCCCAGATCATGTCCTCCCTGCTGGCCAGCAGGCTGCAGGGGACGCCGCTTAACGCGCTGTCCCTCGCCGGCAACGGGCTGCGGGACGTCACGAGGATTGCCGCCAGCGATCCCACGCTGTGGGTCCAGATCCTGGGCGGCAACGCGGCGAAGGTTGTAGAGATCCTTTACGGCGTCCGCGAGGACCTGAACCGGCTCATCGGCACGCTGGAGGAACCGTTGGCGCCAGGTGCCAGGCTTGACCTTGCCCAGCTCATCAGCGAAGGCAACGCCGGGCAGGCCCGTATTCCGGGCAAGCACGGTGGCCCGCCGCAGGCCTACTCATGGCTGACGGTCCTCGTGGATGACCGGCCGGGACAGATCGCGCTGCTGCTCACCGAAATCGGTGAGATCGGCGTCAACGTGGAGGACCTTCGGCTGGACCATTCTTCGGGTCAGAACGTGGGCATGGTGGAACTGTCCGTGCTGCCGAACAAGCATGACCATCTGATCGAAGCACTCAACGACCGCGGATGGCGGGTATTGCAGTAA